In Labilibaculum sp. DW002, one DNA window encodes the following:
- a CDS encoding glycoside hydrolase family 125 protein — MERRSFLRNSILFTGGIALLGAGNIAHADEISYVSNRPAIAKRKFVSDAVEQTIEKVKKEISNPELSWMFENCFPNTLDTTVQYSEQDGSPDTFVITGDINAMWLRDSTAQVWPYLPLVSEDKKLQALFQGLINRQTKCVLIDPYANAFNKGADGSHWESDLTEMKPELHERKWEIDSLCYTIRLAYHYWKTTKDDSCFDENWQGAARLIVKTFKEQQRKENQGPYSFQRNTTRTYDSLPGGGYGNPINPVGLIVSSFRPSDDATVLPFLIPSNYFAVVSLRQLAEIFTHTGSNSKLANEALSLATEVEEALEAYANSDHLHFGEILPFEVDGFGNKLFMDDANIPSLLSLPYLGAISNSSSLYQNTREYILSKNNPWFFKGKYAEGIGGPHVGIDMIWPMSIVMRALTSDNEEEIISCLKMLVASHADTGFMHETFHKNNPENYTRSWFAWANTLFGELIFKLYKERPEILSRI, encoded by the coding sequence ATGGAAAGAAGAAGCTTTTTGAGAAATTCAATTTTATTTACTGGTGGAATCGCTCTTTTGGGAGCAGGTAATATTGCTCATGCAGATGAGATTTCCTATGTTTCTAATAGACCTGCTATAGCTAAGCGGAAGTTTGTTAGTGATGCAGTTGAACAAACAATTGAGAAGGTTAAGAAGGAAATTTCAAATCCAGAATTGTCTTGGATGTTTGAAAACTGCTTTCCAAATACTTTAGATACGACAGTACAATATTCGGAGCAGGATGGATCTCCCGACACTTTTGTAATTACGGGAGATATTAATGCGATGTGGCTGAGAGATTCAACCGCACAAGTTTGGCCATATTTACCATTGGTTTCGGAAGACAAAAAATTACAAGCATTGTTTCAAGGATTGATCAATCGTCAAACAAAATGTGTATTGATTGATCCTTATGCAAATGCTTTTAATAAAGGAGCTGATGGAAGTCATTGGGAGAGTGATTTAACTGAAATGAAGCCAGAATTGCATGAACGAAAGTGGGAGATAGATTCACTTTGTTATACCATTCGTTTGGCTTACCATTACTGGAAAACGACTAAAGATGATTCTTGTTTTGATGAAAATTGGCAAGGTGCAGCTCGTTTAATTGTGAAAACATTTAAGGAGCAACAACGAAAAGAAAATCAGGGTCCTTATTCCTTTCAGAGAAATACAACCAGAACATACGACTCGTTACCTGGTGGAGGTTATGGAAATCCAATTAATCCAGTTGGATTAATTGTGTCTTCGTTCCGACCATCTGATGATGCAACGGTGTTACCATTTTTAATTCCATCTAATTATTTCGCTGTTGTTTCCTTAAGGCAGTTAGCTGAAATTTTCACACATACTGGATCGAATAGTAAATTGGCAAACGAAGCACTTTCATTAGCAACCGAAGTGGAGGAAGCACTTGAGGCTTATGCAAATTCTGATCATTTGCATTTTGGAGAGATTCTTCCATTCGAAGTAGATGGTTTCGGTAACAAGTTGTTTATGGATGATGCAAATATTCCGAGTTTACTTTCTTTACCATATCTGGGTGCAATTAGTAATTCAAGCTCCTTATATCAAAACACTAGAGAGTACATTTTGAGTAAAAATAACCCATGGTTTTTTAAAGGTAAATATGCCGAAGGTATTGGGGGGCCGCATGTCGGAATTGATATGATATGGCCTATGAGCATCGTAATGAGAGCATTAACCTCAGATAATGAAGAGGAAATTATTTCCTGTTTAAAAATGCTGGTTGCGAGTCATGCAGATACTGGTTTTATGCACGAAACATTTCATAAAAACAATCCTGAAAATTACACTCGATCGTGGTTTGCTTGGGCAAATACTCTGTTCGGGGAATTAATATTTAAACTGTATAAGGAAAGACCTGAAATTTTATCAAGAATTTAA
- a CDS encoding PKD domain-containing protein, giving the protein MISKLLKFWLIVSLSLICFFSKAQISHGGSPLFKDAKFKSTIPVTYLPRFEKAKMLKDEVFVSGESFLKHAQYAYQYQNIYNSNNSGKWEKLEDGRMVWRIFISSPGAFSLGLEFSKFKLPKNAMLFVYNYQTAQVLGAYTEKNNKASGKFSIEPLEGDEIIVEYIEPFGAKFEAEIEIGAVLHDYKNIFNQLKGEKSSVKTSGSCNVNINCPEGDDWQIEKQSVCHILYNGFIASGALINNTSFDGKPYLLTAHHVIDSQGDAEDAIFYFNYEAADCESTTGSKSQSISGADLLATTSHLDFTLLELSVMPPASFSPYYAGWDRSGRIPLNTTCIHHPNADVKKISMDFDAPITDSYSDTKYTFDINTHWRIVDWEIGTTEGGSSGSPLFDENHRIVGDLTGGEADCEESVNDYYAKFSESWANFSEANQQLKVWLDPLNLGLNVLDGMDPYKGLRANFISSNDSICYSSQLSLENISQGEPDEYLWDFGEGAIPQSSTEEGPHEISYTSSGVKEIKLIVKKNGILDSVSRDILAMDFPSANFDFTVDLQKIQFINSSEQGETYSWDLGDGTSSSEENPEHEYKNSGNYTITLEAENRCGTNSFAKMVQMNYNDLIKVYPNPSDGLFAVDLSQIIYIRTNWTVYDSKGAQVRSGIVFNYNSLINFDLKGMSSGVYILKLEIDGEILQRNLLLRN; this is encoded by the coding sequence ATGATCTCTAAACTACTCAAATTCTGGCTAATTGTTAGCTTATCTCTTATTTGCTTTTTTTCGAAAGCACAAATTTCTCACGGGGGCAGTCCTTTGTTCAAAGATGCAAAATTTAAGAGTACAATTCCGGTTACTTATTTGCCACGATTTGAAAAAGCTAAGATGCTTAAAGATGAAGTGTTTGTAAGTGGGGAAAGCTTTTTGAAACACGCACAATATGCTTATCAATATCAAAACATTTATAATTCGAACAATTCTGGGAAATGGGAAAAGTTGGAAGATGGAAGAATGGTGTGGCGTATCTTTATATCATCTCCAGGAGCCTTCTCTTTAGGTCTTGAGTTTTCTAAGTTCAAATTGCCTAAGAATGCAATGTTGTTTGTCTATAATTATCAAACGGCTCAAGTTTTAGGTGCTTATACAGAAAAAAACAACAAGGCATCAGGGAAATTTTCTATAGAGCCATTAGAAGGAGATGAGATTATTGTTGAATATATTGAGCCTTTCGGTGCTAAATTCGAAGCTGAAATTGAAATTGGTGCAGTTTTGCATGATTATAAGAATATTTTTAATCAACTAAAAGGTGAGAAGTCATCCGTTAAAACATCAGGTTCTTGTAATGTAAATATAAACTGCCCAGAAGGTGATGATTGGCAAATTGAGAAGCAATCAGTGTGTCACATTTTGTACAATGGCTTTATCGCTTCTGGAGCATTAATTAACAATACTAGTTTTGATGGTAAACCATATCTTTTAACTGCTCATCATGTTATCGATTCACAAGGAGATGCGGAGGATGCCATTTTTTATTTTAATTATGAGGCGGCAGATTGCGAATCAACTACAGGTTCAAAATCTCAATCAATTTCGGGAGCAGACCTGTTAGCAACAACCAGTCATTTAGATTTTACACTTCTAGAATTGTCAGTAATGCCTCCAGCTTCTTTTTCTCCCTATTATGCAGGTTGGGATAGAAGTGGAAGAATACCTTTAAATACGACTTGTATACATCATCCTAATGCCGATGTGAAAAAAATATCAATGGATTTTGATGCTCCCATTACAGATTCTTACTCCGATACAAAATATACATTCGATATCAACACACATTGGAGAATTGTCGATTGGGAGATTGGAACAACAGAAGGAGGATCATCAGGTTCCCCTTTGTTTGATGAAAATCATCGAATTGTAGGCGATTTGACTGGTGGAGAGGCTGATTGTGAGGAGTCTGTTAATGACTATTATGCAAAATTTTCCGAGAGTTGGGCAAATTTTTCGGAAGCCAATCAACAATTAAAAGTTTGGTTAGATCCTTTGAATTTAGGATTGAATGTACTGGATGGTATGGATCCTTACAAGGGACTGAGAGCTAATTTTATCTCGTCAAATGATAGTATTTGTTATTCTAGTCAGCTTAGCTTGGAAAATATATCTCAAGGCGAACCCGATGAATATTTGTGGGATTTTGGAGAAGGTGCTATACCGCAAAGTTCGACAGAAGAAGGACCTCATGAAATCAGTTATACGAGTTCTGGTGTGAAAGAAATAAAATTGATTGTTAAGAAAAATGGGATTTTAGATAGTGTGAGTCGTGATATTTTAGCTATGGATTTTCCAAGCGCAAACTTTGATTTTACGGTTGATTTACAAAAAATACAGTTCATTAATTCTTCGGAGCAAGGCGAGACTTACTCATGGGATTTGGGAGATGGAACCAGTTCTAGTGAAGAGAATCCAGAACACGAATACAAGAATTCGGGAAATTACACCATTACGCTAGAGGCAGAGAATAGATGTGGAACTAATTCTTTTGCAAAAATGGTTCAGATGAATTATAATGATTTGATTAAGGTTTATCCAAATCCATCAGATGGTTTATTTGCAGTTGATTTGAGCCAGATTATTTATATAAGAACCAATTGGACGGTTTACGACTCGAAAGGAGCTCAAGTGCGTTCTGGTATCGTTTTTAATTACAATAGTTTAATCAATTTCGATTTAAAAGGAATGTCCTCGGGTGTTTACATTTTAAAATTGGAAATTGATGGAGAAATACTACAACGAAACCTACTACTTCGGAATTAA
- a CDS encoding response regulator has translation MNQESYDWSSKTILIAEDVESNFLFLEEVIKRTGASVLWAMNGKLAVEMFEDHKDKIDLVLMDIQMPFMNGFEATKAIKIISPNIPIISQTAYAMAEDRVKSLAAGCDDYIAKPIASQKLLNLLATYIK, from the coding sequence ATGAATCAAGAATCCTATGATTGGTCATCGAAAACAATTTTAATTGCAGAAGATGTTGAATCCAATTTTCTTTTTCTAGAAGAAGTTATTAAAAGAACTGGTGCTTCAGTACTTTGGGCAATGAATGGCAAATTAGCTGTTGAAATGTTCGAAGATCATAAAGATAAAATTGATCTCGTTTTAATGGATATCCAAATGCCATTTATGAATGGTTTCGAAGCTACAAAAGCAATAAAAATAATAAGCCCTAACATTCCTATTATTTCTCAGACAGCCTATGCAATGGCCGAAGACAGAGTGAAAAGTTTGGCCGCGGGTTGTGATGATTACATTGCAAAACCAATCGCTAGCCAGAAACTACTAAATTTACTTGCAACCTACATTAAATAA
- a CDS encoding ROK family protein translates to MNIWNDKRVVLTLDAGGTNFVFSAMKSGDEIVEPIRKPSNADQLDLCLQTIIDGFQEVLNIVKEKPVAISFAFPGPADYKSGIIGDLPNLPAFRGGIALGPMLQEHFKLPVFINNDGDLFAYGEALGGVLPEINKKLEEANSPKRYKNILGVTLGTGFGGGLVRNEELFVGDNSIATEVWLTSSRLFPERFAEEGISTRAIQRVFLEKAKGNYSEELMPKDVYDVAMDANNSDQKAALEAFEMFGRCLGDSLANLLTVIDGIAVIGGGLTGAHDLYMPAALNEMNGKCYTASGESLPRLVQKVYNIDVDSEFVEFAEDKSSDINIPGTNKTIKYDPNPSIAICSSKLGASKAIGIGAYAFALKNL, encoded by the coding sequence ATGAATATTTGGAACGATAAGAGAGTTGTATTGACTCTTGATGCAGGAGGAACAAATTTTGTTTTCTCTGCAATGAAAAGTGGAGATGAAATTGTAGAACCAATTCGTAAGCCATCAAATGCAGATCAGTTAGATTTGTGTTTACAAACGATTATTGATGGTTTTCAGGAGGTTTTAAATATAGTAAAGGAAAAACCAGTTGCAATTAGTTTTGCATTCCCAGGTCCTGCTGATTATAAAAGTGGAATTATTGGGGATTTGCCTAATTTGCCTGCTTTTAGAGGAGGAATTGCTTTAGGACCAATGTTACAAGAACACTTTAAGTTGCCAGTTTTCATTAATAACGATGGAGATCTTTTTGCATATGGCGAAGCTTTGGGTGGTGTACTTCCTGAGATCAATAAAAAATTAGAAGAGGCAAATAGTCCGAAAAGGTATAAGAATATTCTTGGAGTTACACTAGGAACCGGTTTTGGCGGTGGTTTGGTACGTAACGAGGAGTTATTTGTTGGTGACAATTCAATTGCTACGGAAGTTTGGTTAACAAGCTCACGATTGTTTCCAGAGCGTTTTGCTGAAGAAGGAATTAGTACACGTGCTATTCAAAGAGTCTTTTTAGAAAAAGCAAAAGGTAATTATTCAGAAGAATTAATGCCTAAAGATGTTTACGATGTCGCTATGGATGCTAATAATTCAGATCAAAAAGCAGCACTAGAGGCTTTTGAAATGTTCGGAAGATGTTTGGGCGATAGTTTGGCCAATCTTTTAACTGTGATCGATGGTATTGCAGTTATTGGAGGGGGATTAACTGGAGCTCATGATTTGTATATGCCAGCAGCATTAAATGAAATGAACGGAAAATGTTATACTGCATCGGGGGAATCTCTTCCAAGATTGGTGCAAAAAGTTTATAATATTGATGTCGACTCGGAATTTGTTGAATTCGCAGAAGATAAATCTTCAGATATAAATATTCCAGGAACGAATAAAACCATAAAATATGATCCGAATCCAAGTATCGCTATTTGTTCTAGTAAACTAGGAGCAAGCAAGGCTATTGGTATTGGAGCTTATGCCTTTGCATTAAAGAATTTGTAA
- a CDS encoding LacI family DNA-binding transcriptional regulator, which yields MKKKSIKDIAQDLGLSKTTVSFVLNNKGDEKNISKKTQIKILDYVKKVDYHPNQIAKSLKQGQTNTIGYLVPDISNPFFAKIGRLLEDYFWEKGYHLLIGSTDENKDKETQVLNMFVNRQVDALIVASCFENLGMLKTLAAQRFPMVFFDRESPDFNGNYILVENKNAMRSAVDKVINKGAKRIGLLSITPNVYSLKLRIDGYKQALIENNIDVDEDLIRVVEIDDLKESSKTQLTFLMEQGVDAIAFTNNQITAHAIWLMNTAFREDLDRMNFVSFDNLDLFDYSLPIVTSVAQPIKEIAQYSVDILEEVMKSNKEESKRIELKPRLIER from the coding sequence TTGAAGAAGAAATCAATTAAAGATATCGCTCAAGATCTTGGTCTATCAAAAACCACTGTTTCTTTTGTACTTAATAACAAAGGAGATGAGAAAAATATTAGCAAAAAAACGCAAATAAAAATTCTTGACTATGTAAAAAAAGTAGATTATCATCCTAATCAAATTGCAAAGAGCTTAAAACAAGGACAAACCAATACCATTGGTTATTTAGTTCCGGATATTTCCAATCCATTCTTTGCAAAAATTGGACGTTTGCTTGAAGATTATTTTTGGGAAAAGGGGTATCACCTTCTTATTGGAAGTACTGATGAGAATAAAGATAAAGAAACTCAGGTGCTTAACATGTTTGTAAATCGACAGGTCGATGCTTTGATAGTAGCTTCATGTTTTGAAAATTTAGGAATGCTAAAAACATTGGCGGCTCAAAGATTTCCAATGGTTTTCTTTGATAGAGAGAGTCCAGATTTTAATGGAAACTACATATTAGTAGAGAACAAAAATGCTATGAGATCGGCAGTTGATAAGGTGATTAATAAAGGAGCCAAACGAATTGGCTTGTTATCAATTACACCAAATGTTTATTCTCTAAAATTAAGAATAGACGGATATAAGCAAGCTTTAATTGAAAATAATATCGATGTAGATGAAGATTTGATTCGTGTTGTTGAAATCGATGATTTAAAAGAAAGTTCGAAAACGCAATTAACCTTCCTAATGGAGCAAGGGGTGGATGCAATTGCATTTACAAATAACCAGATAACAGCACATGCAATTTGGTTAATGAATACAGCCTTTAGGGAAGATTTGGATCGAATGAATTTTGTGAGCTTTGATAATCTTGACTTGTTCGATTATTCTTTGCCTATAGTAACTTCTGTAGCACAGCCAATTAAGGAAATTGCGCAATATTCGGTTGATATTTTAGAAGAAGTAATGAAATCGAACAAAGAAGAAAGTAAAAGAATAGAATTGAAACCAAGATTAATAGAACGTTAA
- the proC gene encoding pyrroline-5-carboxylate reductase, with the protein MKNEKISVIGCGNLGKSIAKGLLDDKDFSSENVIATRRNLSLIKDLEEAGAEITSDNCYAVSKSNIILIAVKPYNVSKIIKEIKPALIEGEHIIVSLATGLGTAEISEMLDGKFPVFRAMPNIAANIGESVTCICGKNSDQEQTAKVKFIFDSIGESLIINEELMEAATVLGACGTAYVLRFIRAMVQGGIQIGLDSKTATAMVNQTVKGAAELLIERKMHPEFEIDKVTTPKGCTILGLNEMEHNGFSSSLIKGIVTSFEKIEK; encoded by the coding sequence ATGAAAAATGAAAAAATTAGTGTTATTGGTTGCGGTAACCTTGGTAAATCGATAGCAAAAGGACTTCTAGATGATAAAGATTTTTCTTCTGAGAATGTAATTGCTACCCGACGTAATCTATCTCTAATTAAAGATTTGGAAGAAGCAGGTGCAGAAATTACATCTGACAATTGTTACGCTGTTAGCAAATCGAACATTATTTTAATTGCTGTTAAACCGTATAATGTCTCTAAAATTATAAAGGAGATTAAACCTGCTTTAATTGAAGGAGAACATATAATCGTATCACTAGCTACAGGACTTGGTACTGCTGAAATCTCTGAAATGTTAGATGGCAAATTTCCCGTTTTTAGAGCAATGCCAAATATTGCTGCCAACATTGGAGAATCTGTAACTTGTATTTGCGGTAAGAATTCAGATCAAGAACAAACAGCGAAAGTAAAATTCATTTTTGATTCCATTGGTGAAAGCCTAATTATTAATGAAGAGCTAATGGAGGCTGCAACTGTATTAGGTGCTTGTGGAACGGCTTACGTTCTACGATTTATTCGTGCTATGGTGCAGGGGGGAATTCAAATTGGTTTGGATTCAAAAACTGCAACTGCCATGGTAAATCAAACGGTAAAAGGTGCAGCAGAATTGTTGATTGAGCGTAAAATGCACCCTGAATTTGAAATTGATAAGGTAACAACACCAAAGGGGTGTACTATTCTTGGTTTGAATGAGATGGAGCATAATGGTTTTAGCTCATCATTGATCAAAGGAATTGTAACCTCTTTTGAGAAAATTGAGAAATAG
- a CDS encoding SpoIIE family protein phosphatase has product MDEKFHIDIDCQQVFHHGEMICGDVFLSKRIKEENRTIAVLSDGMGSGVKANVLATLTASMAMNFTAEHKDVKTIAEIIMNTLPVCSVRKVSYSTFTIIDIEYDGRTRIIEFDNPLCVVMRGAEVFDPGWRTILLDSEENQGKELRTCEFTARKEDRILFWSDGIMQSGMGSRELPFGWGHESALKYVTNIVKSTPYISARNLGMQLVKKAARNDHDELKDDTSAGVIYYREPRKLLICTGPPFEKDKDAELAMRVYHFKGKKIISGGTTAEILARELNLKFAAGMKITDPELPPASYMEEINLVTEGILTIGKVARILEDYNSDYDLGEGPADQIVHYLLQSDKISIISGTRINFAHQDPSLPIELEIRRTVVKKIVSLLEEKFLKDVSLTFI; this is encoded by the coding sequence ATGGACGAAAAATTTCATATAGATATAGATTGTCAGCAGGTTTTTCATCATGGTGAAATGATTTGTGGAGATGTGTTTCTTTCCAAAAGAATAAAGGAGGAAAATCGGACCATTGCAGTTTTGAGCGATGGGATGGGAAGTGGTGTGAAAGCGAATGTTTTGGCGACCTTAACAGCTTCCATGGCGATGAATTTTACGGCAGAGCATAAGGATGTTAAAACCATTGCCGAAATCATCATGAATACACTTCCGGTTTGTAGCGTAAGAAAGGTTAGCTATTCCACTTTTACCATTATAGATATCGAATATGATGGAAGAACTCGAATAATAGAGTTTGATAATCCATTGTGTGTGGTGATGCGTGGGGCAGAAGTTTTTGATCCTGGTTGGAGAACGATTCTATTGGATAGTGAAGAAAATCAAGGAAAAGAACTTCGTACTTGTGAATTTACTGCTCGTAAAGAGGATCGGATTCTTTTTTGGTCCGATGGGATTATGCAGTCGGGAATGGGAAGTCGAGAATTGCCATTTGGTTGGGGACATGAGAGTGCTTTAAAGTATGTTACCAATATCGTAAAATCAACACCTTATATATCTGCTCGTAATCTTGGTATGCAGCTGGTAAAGAAAGCTGCTCGAAACGATCATGATGAATTAAAAGACGACACTAGTGCAGGTGTTATTTATTACAGAGAACCTCGTAAATTATTAATTTGTACAGGTCCGCCTTTCGAAAAAGATAAGGATGCAGAATTGGCAATGCGAGTGTATCATTTTAAAGGCAAAAAAATTATAAGTGGAGGTACAACAGCTGAAATTTTGGCTCGAGAACTCAATTTGAAATTTGCTGCGGGTATGAAAATTACTGATCCTGAATTACCTCCTGCTTCTTACATGGAAGAAATAAACCTAGTAACGGAAGGGATTCTAACAATTGGTAAGGTTGCACGTATTTTGGAAGATTACAATAGTGATTATGATCTTGGTGAAGGTCCTGCAGATCAAATTGTTCATTACTTATTGCAAAGTGATAAGATCTCTATTATTTCAGGTACACGAATAAACTTTGCACATCAAGATCCTAGTTTGCCAATTGAACTGGAAATTAGAAGAACAGTTGTGAAAAAGATTGTAAGTCTTTTAGAAGAGAAATTTTTGAAAGACGTGAGTCTAACATTTATTTAA
- a CDS encoding MFS transporter: MKEKTSIGKILPVMFGFFIMGFVDVVGIATNYVKLDFNLSDTVANLLPVMVFLWFLVFSVPTGLLMNKIGRKNTVMLSMAITFLAMLVPLIAYNFTVILVAFALLGIGNTIIQVALNPLLTNVVSGDKLASSLTLGQFVKAIAAFLGPIIAGFAAGSMGNWKLIFPLYAGITLLSTIWLWSTSIIKEEQEEKNVSILGCFSLLKDSYILAFFVGILLVVGIDVGLNITIPKFLMERCSIPLEQAALGISLYFVARTVGTFLGAIILAKYAPAKIFVYSIILGVFGFIGMLFVTNLVVLSVFIFIVGFACANLFSIIFTYALKRQPERANEVSGLMIMGVSGGAIALFLGMVSDYVGSQMGGVAVLLVCLLYFFYLGRLFTKTDAK; the protein is encoded by the coding sequence ATGAAAGAGAAAACTTCAATTGGAAAGATCCTTCCTGTAATGTTTGGATTTTTTATTATGGGATTTGTTGATGTTGTTGGTATTGCAACCAACTATGTCAAGCTTGATTTTAACTTAAGTGATACCGTTGCGAACCTGCTGCCCGTAATGGTGTTTTTATGGTTCTTAGTTTTTTCTGTGCCTACAGGATTGTTAATGAATAAAATTGGCCGAAAAAATACGGTCATGTTGAGTATGGCAATTACATTTTTGGCGATGCTTGTGCCTTTAATAGCATATAATTTTACAGTTATATTAGTTGCATTTGCTTTATTAGGTATAGGGAATACAATTATTCAGGTTGCATTAAATCCTTTGTTAACGAATGTTGTTTCGGGAGATAAATTAGCTAGTAGTTTAACTTTAGGGCAATTTGTTAAAGCGATTGCAGCCTTTTTAGGACCAATTATCGCAGGTTTTGCTGCAGGTAGTATGGGAAATTGGAAATTAATTTTCCCATTGTACGCTGGAATTACCTTATTATCAACAATATGGTTGTGGTCAACATCGATTATTAAAGAAGAACAAGAAGAGAAAAATGTATCTATTTTAGGATGTTTTAGTCTACTTAAGGACTCTTATATTTTAGCTTTTTTCGTGGGGATTTTACTAGTAGTTGGAATTGATGTTGGTTTAAACATTACCATTCCTAAATTCTTAATGGAGAGATGCAGTATTCCATTGGAACAAGCAGCTTTAGGTATTAGTCTATATTTTGTAGCTCGTACTGTTGGAACATTTTTAGGAGCAATTATTCTGGCAAAATATGCGCCGGCTAAAATCTTTGTTTATAGTATTATTCTTGGTGTTTTTGGATTCATAGGAATGTTGTTTGTAACCAATTTAGTTGTTCTTTCAGTATTCATATTTATCGTTGGTTTTGCATGTGCTAATTTATTCTCAATCATTTTTACTTACGCACTTAAAAGACAACCAGAAAGAGCAAATGAGGTATCTGGTTTAATGATTATGGGTGTTTCTGGTGGTGCTATCGCTTTATTCTTAGGAATGGTTTCAGACTATGTTGGAAGTCAAATGGGTGGAGTTGCTGTTTTATTAGTATGCTTACTATATTTCTTCTATTTGGGAAGATTATTTACCAAAACGGATGCGAAGTAA